A single Parabacteroides timonensis DNA region contains:
- a CDS encoding DUF3943 domain-containing protein, producing the protein MKKFVIGFLLCLLSVSSVHSQLAIRRRLAVPKAPDSHDLSYYSKNKGFQAGATVFGINMGVWIFDRYIQKGDFAYINGHTIKENFKHGFIWDNDQMGTNMFLHPYHGSLYYNAGRSNGYNYWQSGLYAFAGSFMWEMFMECEYPSTNDIIATPIGGMALGEVFYRASDLILDDRKTGTNRFGLEFASFLVSPVRGLTRIINGDAWRKRTTSGKQFGVPEISVEVSMGIRALELEDEIFDKGVGFASEINIEYGDRFDAEKRKPYDYFSVKANLNIQASQPVLGQLNIIGRLAGKELIDNKKHYLSLGLYQHFDYYDSDTISDISAKTPYKFCTPASFGGGLIYKNKRFKRWDIDIYGHLNAILLGGALSDYYRVDERNYNLASGYSTKVGFNFIFKKDKFSASTTYEVYHMFTWKGYPEDIDWNDFNSKTLDAQGDRSKAILHAIGLRMDVKLKKRLYLTGSFMNYTRDTNYKHFDDVFSSTLEGRLMLTYKL; encoded by the coding sequence ATGAAAAAGTTTGTGATAGGTTTTCTTTTGTGCTTATTATCAGTAAGTTCTGTTCATTCCCAACTCGCTATCAGGCGCCGGTTGGCTGTGCCTAAAGCGCCTGATTCCCATGATCTTTCTTACTATTCAAAAAATAAAGGATTTCAGGCGGGAGCCACTGTTTTCGGTATTAATATGGGAGTGTGGATTTTTGACCGGTATATCCAGAAAGGGGATTTTGCTTATATCAATGGTCATACGATCAAAGAAAACTTTAAACATGGTTTTATCTGGGATAATGACCAGATGGGGACGAATATGTTCCTGCATCCTTATCATGGTAGTTTATATTATAATGCCGGCCGGTCGAATGGATACAATTACTGGCAGTCGGGATTATATGCTTTTGCCGGTAGTTTTATGTGGGAAATGTTTATGGAGTGTGAGTATCCGTCTACCAATGATATCATCGCAACACCGATAGGAGGTATGGCATTAGGAGAGGTCTTTTACAGGGCTTCTGACCTGATATTAGATGACCGGAAGACGGGAACGAATCGTTTTGGTCTTGAATTTGCATCCTTCCTTGTTTCACCGGTACGTGGGTTGACCCGTATAATAAACGGGGATGCCTGGCGTAAGAGAACGACTTCAGGAAAACAGTTTGGAGTACCTGAAATAAGCGTAGAGGTGTCTATGGGAATACGGGCCCTTGAACTGGAAGATGAGATATTCGATAAAGGTGTCGGATTTGCTTCGGAAATCAATATAGAATATGGTGACCGTTTCGATGCGGAAAAAAGAAAACCTTATGATTACTTCTCTGTAAAAGCAAATCTGAATATACAAGCGTCACAACCGGTATTGGGACAATTGAATATTATCGGCCGTCTGGCTGGTAAAGAATTGATAGATAATAAAAAGCATTATCTGAGCCTGGGGCTTTATCAACATTTCGATTATTATGATTCGGATACTATTTCGGATATATCGGCTAAAACGCCTTATAAATTTTGTACACCGGCATCGTTCGGTGGTGGCTTGATTTATAAAAATAAAAGGTTCAAACGATGGGATATCGATATCTATGGTCATCTGAATGCCATTCTTTTGGGAGGGGCACTCAGTGATTATTATCGGGTGGATGAACGCAATTATAATCTGGCCAGCGGATACAGTACGAAAGTAGGTTTTAATTTCATTTTCAAGAAAGATAAATTTTCAGCATCAACTACTTACGAAGTTTATCATATGTTTACCTGGAAAGGGTATCCGGAAGACATCGACTGGAATGATTTTAATTCGAAAACTCTGGATGCACAAGGCGACCGTTCGAAAGCGATATTGCATGCAATCGGTTTGCGTATGGATGTAAAACTGAAAAAGAGGTTGTATTTGACCGGTTCTTTTATGAATTATACAAGGGATACGAATTATAAACATTTTGATGATGTCTTCTCCAGTACTTTGGAAGGCAGGCTCATGCTGACATATAAATTATAA
- a CDS encoding glycosyl hydrolase, with product MKKLFILTLCIFSQFLSSQVKQLPPGHPDRSVTMDLKKGFATPPKGYGEVPFYWWMGDTLTREHLTYHLDQMAAKKVTSLQVNYAHSDKGGVSYGLTFPSRPALFTEEWWDLFGWFMGEAKKRNMTVSLSDYTLGVGQGSYVDDALKENPGLTGAELKFESDTIQGSYEKTCHENLLSLYAYQLGTDSIIIENSGIDLTKNLTDNKIQWQSPEGKWIVTQVYSAAKKPSLDPMHPLSGKSYVKHFFQRFEDRFPEQSKGGLNFFFSDELNFNLHGCIWNSIFRDEFKKRKGYDIVPYLAALFTHIGSITPKIRLDYNDVMVSLSEENFFIPVYQWHEDRNLIYGCDHGGRGRDVSEFGDYFRTQRWNQAPGCDQPNFSKDIIKNKVASSIAHLYERPRVWLEGFHSSKWDSNTAHVTDAIFANFAMGQNLLSLHGFFYSTVGGWWEWAPPCNHTHMPYWEQMGPLLECSERLSYVLSQGYHRADIAILYPVEPVVAGYGNDAVEKAFSLGDFLYKKGIDFDFMDYQSLDKATVKNGKLHISGEEFKVLIIPSMKAIRHSSLEKALKFKQSGGIVINLGDLPEATEKKGLNDTRVNTLLDKLFKTSGNNAFIATSNKEILHILDSHLTRDFRITSGQDKQDETYIMHRKIAGKDLYAVYNVPKDTECFFRATGGIELWDPWTGTSREISASSVTNEGTCIRMPLDKQDMHIFVFDPARKATISIPVEHKITETIVLDGEWEFELKPSLDNQFGDFHWPATKEILGAYIYKARYNQSSNATDGWQSPSFNDDDWTSKTFTFAPRFMLLEATPELTEELIFSNLPGKSEGIIDSNKEYRWKPYEFSWRWGVENDYGHQGWHGLKATVHDEFIRLGEFKQEFRETLRVEDPSGNKNYYLYSNVLAPEAGTYQLSLGELKPAAVYINGKQTEDLSGSILLKEGLNEIVLHYDTFGVTWCVIRKQGDTPRILKEATAEKPLATNFRGDRSILPFDIRQTQETTYGQYRFKSAPGLEKFVFSAFGKPEVWVDGKACLLDIKGKRADGCITYEATIPNPNKRVSTVAIRIEEEWGNTGGAAIDGPIRQICGEGLIAAGDWSQIEGISTYSGGAWYRKNIQLQDIANNQRVHLNLGKVISTAEVWINGKKAGLKLTAPWLFDITDHVKAGNNKIEVLIHNTAANYYLSVPTQYRGKTTAGLLGTVSIEITENR from the coding sequence ATGAAAAAACTCTTTATTTTAACCTTGTGTATTTTTTCCCAGTTTCTTTCTTCCCAGGTAAAACAATTGCCTCCCGGACATCCGGATCGTTCCGTCACTATGGATTTAAAAAAAGGTTTTGCAACGCCTCCCAAAGGATATGGTGAAGTACCTTTCTACTGGTGGATGGGCGATACTTTAACCCGTGAACACCTCACCTACCACCTGGATCAGATGGCTGCAAAAAAAGTGACCAGCTTACAGGTTAATTATGCCCACTCGGACAAAGGCGGAGTCAGTTATGGCTTGACTTTCCCTTCCCGCCCGGCCCTCTTTACTGAAGAATGGTGGGATCTGTTCGGTTGGTTCATGGGAGAAGCGAAAAAACGAAATATGACCGTCAGTCTCAGCGATTACACACTGGGAGTCGGACAAGGTTCTTACGTTGATGATGCCCTAAAAGAAAACCCCGGATTGACGGGAGCCGAACTGAAATTCGAGAGCGATACCATTCAAGGCAGCTATGAGAAAACATGCCATGAAAATCTGCTTTCCTTATATGCTTACCAGTTGGGAACAGACAGTATAATCATAGAGAACTCCGGCATCGACCTGACCAAAAACCTTACTGACAACAAAATACAATGGCAATCACCGGAAGGTAAATGGATCGTAACGCAGGTATACAGTGCCGCAAAGAAACCGTCACTCGACCCGATGCATCCCCTTTCGGGCAAAAGTTATGTCAAACATTTCTTCCAACGGTTCGAAGACCGTTTCCCGGAACAATCCAAAGGAGGACTCAACTTCTTTTTTTCTGATGAGCTAAACTTCAACCTGCACGGCTGCATCTGGAATTCAATCTTCAGAGATGAATTCAAGAAACGGAAAGGATACGATATCGTCCCCTACCTCGCCGCCCTGTTCACCCATATAGGTTCAATCACTCCTAAAATCCGTCTGGATTATAATGACGTCATGGTATCGCTCAGCGAAGAGAACTTCTTCATCCCCGTATACCAATGGCACGAAGATCGTAACCTCATTTACGGCTGCGACCATGGCGGACGCGGAAGAGATGTCAGTGAATTCGGCGATTACTTCCGTACCCAGCGATGGAACCAGGCACCGGGTTGCGATCAGCCCAATTTCTCGAAAGACATTATAAAAAATAAAGTAGCCTCTTCCATCGCACATCTTTACGAACGTCCGAGAGTATGGCTGGAAGGTTTTCACAGTAGTAAATGGGATAGCAACACAGCTCATGTTACCGACGCGATCTTTGCTAATTTTGCCATGGGTCAGAACCTGCTCAGCCTGCATGGTTTCTTTTACAGTACGGTAGGAGGCTGGTGGGAATGGGCACCTCCGTGTAATCATACCCACATGCCTTATTGGGAACAAATGGGGCCCCTACTCGAATGTTCCGAACGTCTGAGTTATGTTCTCTCACAAGGATATCACCGGGCCGATATAGCAATTCTCTATCCCGTAGAACCGGTAGTAGCCGGATACGGTAACGATGCTGTGGAAAAAGCTTTCAGCCTGGGAGATTTTCTTTATAAGAAAGGTATCGATTTCGACTTCATGGATTACCAATCGTTGGATAAGGCAACCGTAAAAAACGGTAAACTTCATATTTCAGGAGAAGAATTCAAAGTACTCATTATCCCTTCCATGAAAGCCATTCGTCACTCTTCCCTGGAAAAAGCACTGAAATTCAAACAAAGCGGAGGCATTGTCATCAACCTCGGCGATTTACCCGAAGCAACAGAGAAGAAAGGATTAAATGATACCCGTGTAAACACATTACTCGACAAACTATTCAAAACATCCGGCAATAACGCATTTATCGCCACAAGCAACAAAGAGATCCTCCATATTCTTGACTCACATCTTACCCGCGACTTCCGCATCACTTCCGGGCAGGATAAACAGGATGAAACTTATATCATGCACCGGAAAATAGCAGGTAAAGATCTCTACGCCGTATATAATGTACCTAAAGATACAGAATGCTTCTTCCGCGCAACAGGCGGGATAGAACTATGGGATCCATGGACCGGAACTTCCCGGGAAATATCCGCATCATCCGTTACCAACGAAGGAACCTGTATCCGTATGCCACTCGATAAGCAGGATATGCATATCTTCGTATTCGATCCAGCCCGGAAAGCCACGATCTCAATCCCTGTGGAACACAAAATAACAGAGACAATCGTACTAGATGGTGAATGGGAATTCGAACTCAAACCGAGCCTGGATAACCAATTCGGTGATTTCCACTGGCCTGCTACCAAAGAAATACTGGGAGCTTATATTTACAAAGCGCGCTACAACCAAAGCTCCAATGCTACAGACGGGTGGCAATCTCCTTCCTTCAACGATGATGACTGGACATCCAAGACTTTCACATTCGCTCCCCGCTTTATGCTGCTGGAAGCCACTCCAGAATTGACAGAAGAACTGATTTTCAGCAATCTCCCAGGAAAATCCGAAGGTATCATAGACAGTAATAAAGAATACCGCTGGAAGCCGTACGAATTCTCCTGGCGCTGGGGAGTAGAAAACGATTACGGCCATCAAGGATGGCACGGACTGAAAGCAACCGTACACGATGAATTCATCAGGTTAGGCGAATTCAAACAGGAATTCAGAGAAACACTACGAGTAGAAGACCCAAGCGGTAATAAAAACTATTATCTCTATTCGAATGTACTGGCTCCGGAAGCAGGAACCTACCAACTCTCACTCGGAGAACTGAAGCCGGCAGCCGTTTATATCAATGGAAAGCAGACCGAGGACTTATCGGGAAGTATCTTATTGAAAGAAGGTCTCAACGAAATCGTACTGCATTACGATACTTTCGGTGTAACCTGGTGCGTCATCCGAAAACAAGGCGACACCCCGCGTATACTCAAAGAAGCAACAGCCGAAAAACCATTGGCTACCAATTTCAGAGGAGATCGTTCGATACTCCCGTTCGATATCAGACAGACACAGGAAACAACCTACGGGCAATACCGTTTCAAATCGGCTCCGGGACTCGAGAAATTCGTATTTTCCGCTTTCGGAAAACCAGAAGTATGGGTAGACGGAAAAGCCTGTCTGCTGGATATTAAAGGAAAACGCGCGGACGGTTGCATAACCTATGAGGCCACGATCCCTAACCCGAACAAACGGGTATCCACAGTAGCCATCCGTATAGAAGAAGAATGGGGTAATACCGGTGGAGCGGCTATTGATGGTCCGATCAGACAGATATGTGGGGAAGGCTTGATTGCAGCCGGCGACTGGTCACAGATAGAAGGAATCTCGACCTATTCAGGAGGTGCCTGGTATCGTAAGAATATCCAACTGCAAGATATAGCAAATAACCAGAGAGTTCATCTGAACCTCGGCAAAGTCATTTCTACTGCAGAAGTATGGATAAACGGCAAAAAAGCAGGCCTGAAACTGACTGCACCCTGGCTATTTGACATTACTGATCATGTTAAAGCCGGTAATAATAAGATTGAAGTATTGATACATAACACGGCTGCCAACTACTATCTCTCCGTTCCGACACAATACCGGGGAAAAACGACTGCCGGACTCTTAGGAACCGTATCGATAGAGATTACAGAAAACAGATAA
- a CDS encoding beta-L-arabinofuranosidase domain-containing protein, producing MNKLIKIFFASFATLAIASAAPAGGESVSGNYLNNRQPLLQKTYIELPLGSIKAEGWMQEQLVRMKNGMTGHLDEVYEKVMGPRNGWLGGDGDVWERGPYWIDGLLPLAYILNDQALIEKVKPWIEWTLASQKPNGYFGPDTDRSYEPGLQRDNAQDWWPKMVMLKIMQQYYTATNDTRVIGFLTNYFKYQLAELPKNPLGKWTFWGEQRGGDNLMIVYWLYNITGDKFLLDLGELIHKQTFNWTDIFLNQDHLSRQHSLHCVNLAQGFKEPIVYYQQNKDPKQIQATKKAVHDIHNTIGLPTGLWGGDELLRFGKPTAGSELCTAVEMMYSLEEMLEITGDIQWADYLERVTYNALPTQVTDDYSGRQYYQQTNQVAVTRDWREFSTPHEDTDILFGELTGYPCCTSNLHQGWPKFVQNLWYATADNGIAALVYAPSQVSAKVANGITVNIKEETAYPFEEAIRFNISFADKKVKQAFFPFHIRIPAWCKNPVVKLNGEPVTIDAYPGTVARVNREWKNGDVLSVELPMEVAVSRWYDNSAVVERGPLVYALKMNEKWEKKTFENEKAGEYGKWYYEVTSDSPWNYALLHRSFSPEQIKTSFTVEKSSTVPIYPWNVENAPIRIKTKAKRVNNWTLVRGSAGPVPFFTQQGNDVGEEETIELIPYGCTTLRITEFPVR from the coding sequence ATGAACAAATTAATAAAAATCTTTTTCGCATCATTTGCGACCCTTGCGATTGCTTCGGCTGCACCTGCCGGAGGAGAATCCGTGTCTGGTAATTATTTGAATAACCGCCAGCCACTATTACAAAAAACATACATAGAACTTCCTCTAGGTTCTATCAAAGCCGAAGGCTGGATGCAGGAACAACTCGTCCGGATGAAAAACGGAATGACCGGACATCTGGATGAGGTCTACGAAAAAGTGATGGGACCGCGCAACGGCTGGCTCGGCGGAGACGGCGATGTATGGGAACGAGGCCCGTACTGGATAGACGGCCTGCTCCCACTGGCTTACATTCTGAATGACCAGGCTCTTATAGAGAAAGTAAAACCCTGGATCGAATGGACGCTGGCCTCTCAGAAACCGAACGGCTATTTCGGGCCCGACACCGACCGCAGCTACGAACCGGGATTACAACGTGACAATGCCCAGGACTGGTGGCCCAAGATGGTCATGCTGAAAATCATGCAGCAGTACTATACGGCAACCAACGATACCCGCGTAATCGGTTTCCTGACCAATTATTTCAAATACCAGTTAGCCGAATTACCAAAGAACCCGCTTGGCAAATGGACATTCTGGGGTGAACAACGTGGCGGCGATAACCTGATGATCGTCTACTGGCTGTATAACATTACCGGAGATAAATTCCTGCTCGATCTGGGCGAACTTATCCATAAACAGACATTCAACTGGACGGATATCTTCCTGAACCAGGATCATTTGTCACGCCAGCACAGCCTGCATTGCGTAAACCTGGCACAAGGATTCAAGGAGCCGATCGTTTATTACCAGCAAAACAAAGATCCGAAACAGATACAAGCAACAAAGAAGGCTGTTCATGATATTCATAACACAATAGGTCTGCCTACCGGCTTATGGGGTGGTGACGAATTGCTGCGTTTCGGAAAACCGACAGCAGGTTCCGAACTATGTACGGCTGTAGAAATGATGTATTCGCTGGAAGAAATGCTGGAAATAACCGGCGATATCCAATGGGCCGATTATCTGGAACGGGTAACCTATAACGCACTGCCAACACAGGTAACCGACGATTATTCCGGCCGCCAGTACTACCAACAAACGAACCAGGTAGCCGTCACACGCGACTGGAGAGAATTTTCCACTCCCCATGAAGATACCGACATCCTGTTCGGCGAACTGACTGGCTATCCTTGCTGTACCTCCAACCTTCATCAAGGCTGGCCCAAGTTTGTACAGAACTTATGGTATGCTACTGCCGACAACGGTATTGCTGCTTTAGTATATGCCCCGTCACAGGTATCGGCAAAAGTAGCCAACGGCATTACTGTAAATATCAAAGAAGAAACAGCTTATCCTTTCGAAGAGGCCATCCGTTTCAACATTTCCTTCGCCGATAAAAAGGTGAAACAGGCATTCTTCCCCTTCCACATCCGTATACCGGCCTGGTGTAAGAATCCGGTGGTTAAACTGAACGGCGAACCGGTCACTATCGACGCCTATCCGGGAACTGTAGCACGTGTGAACCGCGAATGGAAGAACGGCGATGTACTGAGCGTCGAATTACCGATGGAAGTAGCTGTAAGCCGCTGGTACGACAACAGTGCCGTAGTTGAACGTGGTCCGCTGGTATATGCTTTGAAAATGAATGAAAAATGGGAAAAGAAAACATTCGAAAACGAGAAAGCCGGAGAATACGGCAAATGGTATTATGAGGTAACTTCCGATTCTCCCTGGAACTACGCTTTATTACACCGTAGCTTCTCGCCTGAACAGATCAAGACATCTTTTACCGTAGAGAAATCGTCTACCGTTCCTATTTATCCGTGGAATGTAGAAAATGCACCTATACGCATCAAAACAAAAGCAAAACGGGTAAACAACTGGACACTCGTCAGAGGTTCCGCCGGGCCGGTTCCTTTCTTCACGCAACAAGGTAACGATGTCGGAGAAGAAGAAACGATCGAACTGATACCTTATGGGTGTACAACACTCCGCATTACCGAATTCCCGGTAAGATAA
- the gadC gene encoding putative glutamine/gamma-aminobutyrate antiporter GadC: MANVGKAVKLGVFTLAIMNVTAVVSLRGLPAEAVYGLSSAFYYLFAAIVFLIPTSLVAAELAAMFQDKQGGVFRWVGEAYGKKWGFLAIWVQWIESTIWYPTVLTFGAVSIAFIGMNDAHDMTLASNKMYTLAVVLIIYWLATFISLKGLSWVGKVAKVGGIVGTILPAALLIILGIVYLSMGGHSNMDFHGNFFPDFSKFDNLVLASSIFLFYAGMEMGGIHVKDVENPSKNYPKAVFIGALITVLIFVLGTFSLGVIIPQKDINLTQSLLVGFDNYFKFIHASWLSPIIAIALAFGVLAGVLTWVAGPSKGIFTVGKAGYLPPFFQKTNKIGVQKNILLVQGCAVTLLSLLFVVMPSVQSFYQILSQLTVILYLVMYLLMFSGAIALRYRMKKANRPFRIGKHGNGLMWFIGGLGFCGSLLAFILSFIPPSQISVGSNTVWFAVLIIGAIVVVAAPFIIYASKKASWVDPNAQFEPFHWEEAKVQAPVAGVTTQTANTNNTTNTTTTTNTQA; encoded by the coding sequence ATGGCAAATGTAGGAAAAGCAGTAAAACTTGGAGTTTTTACTCTTGCGATTATGAATGTTACGGCGGTAGTATCTCTCCGCGGACTACCAGCCGAGGCTGTATACGGATTAAGTTCAGCCTTTTATTATCTATTTGCGGCAATTGTCTTTTTGATCCCGACGTCGCTGGTGGCAGCTGAGTTAGCAGCCATGTTCCAGGATAAGCAGGGTGGAGTTTTCAGATGGGTAGGAGAGGCCTACGGTAAGAAATGGGGATTCCTCGCCATCTGGGTACAATGGATTGAAAGTACGATCTGGTATCCCACTGTGTTAACCTTCGGTGCAGTATCCATTGCTTTTATAGGAATGAATGATGCGCATGACATGACACTGGCTTCAAATAAAATGTACACATTAGCTGTTGTATTGATCATTTACTGGCTGGCTACCTTTATTTCATTGAAAGGGTTGAGCTGGGTAGGTAAAGTTGCTAAAGTAGGCGGTATTGTCGGTACGATCCTTCCGGCTGCTCTGTTGATCATTCTCGGAATCGTTTACCTGTCGATGGGTGGTCATTCGAATATGGACTTCCATGGTAATTTCTTCCCTGACTTTTCTAAGTTCGATAACCTGGTTCTTGCATCCAGTATCTTCCTGTTTTATGCAGGTATGGAAATGGGTGGTATCCACGTAAAAGATGTTGAAAATCCTTCTAAGAACTATCCGAAAGCTGTGTTTATCGGTGCGTTGATCACAGTTCTTATTTTCGTGTTGGGAACTTTCTCACTGGGCGTTATCATTCCTCAGAAAGATATTAACCTGACACAAAGTCTATTGGTTGGTTTTGATAACTATTTCAAATTCATCCATGCTTCCTGGTTGTCTCCTATTATTGCTATTGCCCTGGCATTCGGTGTACTGGCAGGTGTATTAACATGGGTTGCCGGTCCGTCAAAAGGTATCTTTACAGTTGGTAAGGCTGGTTATCTGCCTCCTTTCTTCCAGAAAACAAATAAGATCGGTGTTCAGAAAAATATTCTGTTGGTACAGGGATGTGCTGTTACTTTATTGAGCTTACTGTTCGTTGTAATGCCTTCAGTACAAAGTTTTTATCAGATCTTATCACAGTTAACAGTGATCCTTTATCTGGTTATGTACCTATTGATGTTCTCCGGTGCAATCGCATTACGTTACCGGATGAAAAAAGCCAATCGTCCGTTCCGTATCGGTAAACATGGTAACGGTCTGATGTGGTTTATCGGTGGCCTTGGTTTCTGTGGTTCATTACTGGCCTTTATATTAAGCTTTATTCCGCCGAGTCAGATTTCTGTCGGTAGTAATACTGTTTGGTTTGCCGTATTGATTATCGGTGCTATTGTTGTAGTGGCCGCCCCGTTTATTATCTATGCTTCCAAAAAAGCATCGTGGGTCGATCCGAATGCGCAGTTCGAACCCTTCCATTGGGAAGAAGCAAAAGTACAGGCTCCTGTTGCCGGTGTTACAACTCAGACTGCCAATACAAATAATACAACTAATACAACAACAACGACAAATACACAAGCTTAG
- a CDS encoding porin family protein: MNIKFCILSMLVCMSVVKMSAQVRLGAEIGMNVSSLAIIANGHNVDVAGGLSADYLFNNGITLQSGLYYSSKGASGLWDGYNYSCELRQADIHLGYIEIPLMVGYRIPVMSNVYLVPSVGAYFACGVTGYGEIDIIVSNEHGHGRISDQWNNPYKDFKKDWLADTEVKAFDRFDSGLRFGLSGEISRFVISFAYDLGLKKVWSGFDTPSYKTSTHKMKNRTACISVGYKFNL, translated from the coding sequence ATGAATATTAAATTCTGTATTTTGAGTATGCTCGTTTGCATGAGCGTGGTGAAGATGAGTGCCCAGGTTCGTTTAGGAGCAGAAATTGGTATGAATGTTTCTTCTTTGGCTATTATAGCTAATGGTCATAATGTGGATGTTGCGGGAGGATTATCTGCCGATTATTTGTTTAATAATGGAATCACGTTACAATCGGGTTTGTATTATTCGAGTAAGGGTGCTTCCGGGTTGTGGGATGGGTATAATTATTCCTGCGAATTGAGACAGGCCGATATTCATTTGGGCTATATTGAGATTCCTTTAATGGTCGGTTATCGTATTCCGGTAATGAGTAATGTTTATCTGGTTCCTTCTGTGGGGGCTTATTTTGCTTGTGGAGTAACCGGTTATGGTGAAATTGATATTATTGTTTCTAATGAACACGGACATGGTCGTATCTCCGACCAATGGAATAACCCATATAAAGATTTTAAAAAGGATTGGCTTGCAGATACAGAGGTAAAAGCTTTTGATCGGTTTGATTCCGGACTTCGTTTCGGATTGTCGGGAGAAATTTCCCGTTTCGTTATTTCTTTTGCGTATGATCTGGGATTGAAAAAAGTTTGGTCTGGCTTTGATACACCCAGTTATAAGACTTCAACGCATAAGATGAAAAATAGAACTGCATGCATTTCAGTTGGTTATAAGTTCAATTTATAA
- a CDS encoding potassium channel family protein, translating to MKSAFNDIIYEKRGIYGVLHVIILLLSLFLIVVISIDTFKNIPFMTQGSYLKIQFWICMFFIADFVLEFFLSKRKLYYLQTHLIFLIVSIPYLNIINYYGIEFSPEITYFLRFIPLARSGYALAIVVGWLSSNKASGLFVSYLTMLLATVYFSSLIFFVIEHKVNPQVTGYDDALWWAFMDVTTVGSNIYAVTPTGRILSVLLAALGMMMFPIFTVYVTSLVQNANKKREEYYNKEQVAQDKIAASSETTNKDISSPKQT from the coding sequence ATGAAGTCAGCTTTTAATGATATTATTTATGAGAAAAGAGGAATATACGGAGTATTGCACGTTATCATTTTGCTACTTTCGCTGTTCCTTATTGTTGTAATTTCAATCGATACATTCAAGAATATCCCTTTCATGACACAGGGATCGTATTTGAAGATACAGTTCTGGATCTGCATGTTCTTCATTGCCGACTTTGTTTTGGAGTTTTTCTTATCAAAACGTAAATTATATTATCTGCAAACCCACCTGATTTTCCTGATCGTATCCATTCCTTATCTAAATATTATCAATTATTATGGGATTGAATTTTCACCGGAGATCACCTATTTCCTACGTTTTATCCCATTGGCACGTAGTGGTTACGCCCTGGCAATAGTGGTAGGATGGTTATCTTCCAACAAGGCTTCAGGATTGTTCGTATCTTATCTGACAATGTTGCTGGCTACGGTTTATTTTTCCAGTCTGATATTCTTTGTCATCGAACATAAGGTAAATCCACAGGTAACCGGTTATGATGATGCACTCTGGTGGGCTTTCATGGATGTAACGACGGTAGGTTCGAATATTTATGCCGTTACGCCTACGGGACGGATATTATCGGTACTGCTAGCTGCACTGGGGATGATGATGTTCCCGATCTTTACCGTCTACGTGACCAGTCTGGTGCAGAACGCCAATAAAAAAAGAGAAGAATATTATAATAAGGAACAAGTCGCCCAGGATAAGATTGCCGCTTCGTCCGAAACAACAAATAAAGATATTTCATCTCCCAAACAGACATAA